Proteins encoded together in one Camelina sativa cultivar DH55 chromosome 9, Cs, whole genome shotgun sequence window:
- the LOC104715677 gene encoding zinc finger MYM-type protein 1-like, with the protein MADNLMRQGQSIVHAFYKQDDAAKNEYRIRLNASIDVCRYLLRQGLPFRGHDESVESANRENFIELVKYTADQNELVKKVVLENAPKNNQMVSHKIQTDLVHYFAEEDVSTKEQVAVVFRFVDKDGIVKERFIGLIHVQDTSFATLKCXPFGSFHEFDQSKLLQLVVVAVAKKHFEVGDFFDMISVLLNVVGASCKRKDMVREDQQRIIEEGISQGEIKTGKGLNQELSFQRPGNTRWCSHYNTLVRLVDLFPSIVKVLEYVQSEGSDGIKRRQANGLIKYLHTFDFVFYLKLMLPLLGITNTLSVALQRKDQDILNAMSLVKSTKQQLYNLRDNRWDSLVEKVNSFYESHKTELIIMEEEIFDPKKPRQRTNITNLHHYQVECFYTVLDMQIQEFNDRFDEVNTELLSCTASLSPFGSFHEFDQSKLVRLSEFYPEDFSSVERISLEHQLGIYIDNIREDKRFANLESLGDLARVMMDTKKHLSHPLVYRLLKLVLTLPVATATVERCFSAMKIVKTTLRNRMGDQFLNDCMVCFIEKEHLDKVTNEVVIKRFQDMEDRRIVL; encoded by the exons ATGGCTGATAATTTGATGAGACAAGGTCAATCAATTGTTCATGCTTTTTATAAGCAGGATGATGCTGCAAAAAATGAATACAGAATCAGATTGAATGcttcaattgatgtttgtaGATATTTATTACGGCAAGGATTACCTTTTCGAGGTCATGATGAGTCAGTAGAATCAGCTAATAGGGAAAACTTCATAGAGCTTGTGAAATATACTGCAGATCAAAATGAGCTTGTAAAAAAGGTTGTATTGGAGAATGCTCCAAAAAATAATCAGATGGTGTCTCACAAAATTCAGACTGATCTAGTGCATTACTTTGCAGAGGAA GATGTTTCTACCAAGGAGCAAGTGGCAGTGGTTTTTCGCTTCGTTGATAAAGATGGGATAGTAAAAGAAAGATTTATTGGTCTTATTCATGTTCAAGATACATCTTTTGCAACTCTGAAATGTGANCCTTTTGGTTCCTTCCACGAGTTTGACCAGTCAAAACTT CTTCAATTGGTCGTCGTGGCAGTTgctaaaaaacattttgaagttggtgatttttttgatatgatttcggTTTTGTTAAATGTGGTTGGAGCATCTTGTAAGAGGAAAGATATGGTTCGAGAAGACCAACAAAGGATCATCGAAGAAGGAATTAGTCAAGGTGAAATTAAGACAGGAAAGGGACTGAATCAGGAGCTTTCATTTCAAAGACCTGGTAATACTCGATGGTGTTCTCACTACAATACCTTAGTACGGTTAGTTGATTTATTCCCTTCTATTGTGAAAGTATTGGAGTATGTCCAGAGCGAAGGGAGTGATGGTATCAAAAGACGGCAAGCTAATGGTCTTATCAAATATTTGCACacctttgattttgtgttctacTTAAAGTTGATGTTACCTCTTCTCGGGATCACAAATACTCTATCAGTTGCTCTGCAAAGGAAAGATCAAGACATTTTGAATGCTATGTCTCTGGTGAAATCTACCAAGCAACAATTGTACAATCTCAGGGATAACAGATGGGATTCTTTGGTTGAAAAAGTTAATTCTTTTTATGAGAGTCATAAAACTGAGTTGATCATCatggaagaagaaatttttGATCCAAAGAAGCCAAGACAGAGAACCAACATAACAAACTTGCATCATTATCAGGTGGAATGTTTTTACACTGTATTGGATATGCAAATTCAAGAGTTTAATGATCGTTTTGACGAGGTAAACACTGAATTGCTTAGTTGCACTGCGTCTTTGAGCCCTTTTGGTTCCTTCCACGAGTTTGACCAGTCGAAACTTGTGAGGTTATCTGAGTTTTATCCAGAAGATTTTAGTTCTGTGGAGCGGATATCTCTTGAGCATCAACTTGGTATTTACATCGATAATATCCGTGAAGATAAAAGGTTTGCTAATTTGGAGAGTCTTGGAGATCTTGCACGTGTAATGATGGacacaaaaaaacatctttCGCATCCTCTTGTTTATCGACTTTTGAAGTTGGTTTTGACTTTACCTGTTGCCACTGCTACAGTCGAGAGATGCTTTTCTGCGATGAAAATTGTGAAGACTACCTTGCGAAACCGAATGGGTGATCAGTTTTTAAATGATTgtatggtttgttttattgaaaaagaGCATTTAGATAAAGTGACAAATGAGGTAGTgataaaaagatttcaagataTGGAAGATCGTAGAATAGTTTTGTAG